In Nitrobacteraceae bacterium AZCC 1564, the following proteins share a genomic window:
- a CDS encoding AraC-like DNA-binding protein (product_source=COG2207; cath_funfam=1.10.10.60; cog=COG2207; pfam=PF12833,PF14525; smart=SM00342; superfamily=46689,47413), with translation MVNDDFVTMHMTSAEFSGPDRMEAFRETYGRQVMRLEIDPHPDHPFELDFIVRGLPSFGLASGTLSPTRNTHTADMIDNDDVVLVFPSQGCGTLQQIGREVTIRDGEATLISNGSPGVFYGHVPSNLLNFRFDRSLLSSLTPNVDAAFVRPISCDNPALKMLVRYAGIMEDTDALATPELRRAVVLHMHDLAGLAIGATPDGAQIARQRGVRMARLRAIKDDIAANLFQQNLSTEVLANRHGISPRYVNMLFEAEGLSVSEFILTQRLIQAHRMLSDPRLVKRAIGAIAYDVGFRDLSYFNRTFRRRYGAKPSDIRANAFISPSFEAGLS, from the coding sequence ATGGTGAACGACGACTTCGTAACGATGCACATGACAAGTGCGGAGTTCTCAGGCCCCGATCGCATGGAGGCGTTTCGTGAAACCTACGGACGCCAGGTCATGCGGCTCGAAATCGATCCGCATCCCGATCATCCTTTCGAACTCGATTTCATCGTCCGCGGGCTTCCCAGTTTCGGCCTTGCATCAGGCACCCTTTCGCCGACGCGCAATACCCATACGGCGGACATGATCGATAACGACGATGTCGTTCTTGTCTTCCCCTCACAGGGCTGCGGCACCCTGCAGCAGATTGGACGCGAAGTTACCATCAGGGATGGCGAGGCGACCTTGATTTCAAACGGTTCGCCGGGGGTCTTCTATGGCCATGTCCCATCCAACTTGCTGAACTTCCGGTTCGACCGATCATTGCTGTCGTCACTCACGCCGAACGTCGATGCCGCCTTCGTTCGTCCCATTTCCTGCGACAATCCCGCATTGAAGATGCTGGTCAGGTATGCCGGGATCATGGAAGACACCGATGCGTTGGCCACACCCGAGCTGCGCCGCGCCGTCGTGCTGCACATGCACGATCTTGCCGGCCTTGCAATCGGCGCAACGCCTGACGGCGCGCAGATCGCAAGGCAACGCGGCGTGCGGATGGCGCGACTGCGTGCCATCAAGGACGACATCGCAGCCAATCTCTTCCAGCAAAACCTGTCCACCGAGGTGCTAGCAAATCGCCATGGCATCTCGCCGCGTTACGTCAACATGCTATTCGAAGCGGAAGGTTTGTCTGTGTCCGAATTCATCCTGACACAGCGCCTGATTCAGGCTCATCGGATGCTATCCGATCCGCGTCTGGTGAAGCGCGCCATTGGCGCTATTGCGTATGATGTCGGCTTTCGTGACCTGTCCTACTTCAACCGCACATTCCGCCGCCGCTACGGTGCAAAGCCTTCCGATATCCGCGCAAATGCATTCATCTCGCCATCATTCGAGGCGGGTTTATCGTAA
- a CDS encoding ribosome-associated protein (product_source=KO:K09710; cath_funfam=2.30.42.10; cog=COG0799; ko=KO:K09710; pfam=PF02410; superfamily=81301; tigrfam=TIGR00090), which produces MPVAALKARPDADETLNLILSRLDDMKAEETVTIDLRGKSSITDYMIVTSGRANRHVGAIAENVAKGLKESGIEAPHIEGLSACDWVLIDSGDVIVHVFRPEVREFYNLEKMWTSDKPTAKRAR; this is translated from the coding sequence ATGCCTGTAGCGGCCTTGAAGGCGCGCCCTGACGCCGACGAGACGCTGAACCTGATCCTCTCCCGTCTTGACGATATGAAGGCGGAAGAGACGGTCACTATCGACCTCCGCGGCAAATCCTCCATCACCGACTATATGATCGTCACCTCCGGGCGGGCAAACCGCCACGTGGGTGCGATCGCGGAGAATGTCGCGAAGGGTCTCAAGGAGAGCGGAATCGAAGCTCCTCACATCGAAGGCCTGTCCGCCTGCGACTGGGTGCTGATCGATTCCGGCGATGTGATCGTTCACGTGTTCAGACCGGAAGTCCGTGAGTTCTACAATCTTGAAAAGATGTGGACCTCAGACAAGCCGACGGCAAAACGCGCGCGCTAA
- a CDS encoding nicotinate-nucleotide adenylyltransferase (product_source=KO:K00969; cath_funfam=3.40.50.620; cog=COG1057; ko=KO:K00969; pfam=PF01467; superfamily=52374; tigrfam=TIGR00482) translates to MNDLTLSNEIHQPHDIPFHTDGMRIGLLGGSFNPPHDAHRAISLFALKRLKLDRIWWLVSPGNPLKRGQALHTLDDRIAAAEKIANDPRIDVSCLEAVIGTRYTMDTISYLRRRCSGVRFVWIMGADNLAQFNRWESWRRIADLVPIAVIDRPPDSFRALSSVAAQTLAPYRIDERDAGTLATRRAPVWTFLTGLKSDLSSTSLRNPDGSWKST, encoded by the coding sequence GTGAACGATCTGACATTGTCCAACGAGATTCATCAGCCTCACGACATTCCGTTCCATACGGACGGCATGCGCATCGGCCTGCTTGGGGGATCGTTCAATCCACCGCACGACGCTCATCGTGCGATCAGCCTGTTTGCATTGAAGCGTCTAAAGCTCGACCGCATTTGGTGGCTGGTGTCGCCGGGAAATCCGCTGAAGCGTGGACAAGCGCTTCACACGCTCGATGACCGTATCGCCGCCGCGGAGAAAATTGCGAACGATCCGCGTATCGACGTCAGTTGTCTCGAAGCTGTCATCGGCACACGGTATACAATGGACACGATTTCATACCTGCGTCGCCGTTGCTCCGGCGTGCGTTTCGTTTGGATCATGGGCGCCGATAATCTTGCGCAATTCAATCGCTGGGAAAGCTGGCGACGCATCGCGGATCTGGTGCCGATCGCCGTAATCGATCGCCCGCCCGACAGCTTTCGCGCTCTTTCCTCCGTCGCAGCACAAACACTCGCGCCATACCGTATCGATGAGCGAGATGCGGGAACCTTGGCCACTCGCCGCGCGCCGGTATGGACATTTCTGACTGGCCTCAAGTCGGATCTTTCGTCCACGAGCCTCCGGAACCCCGACGGAAGCTGGAAGAGCACATGA